From Nymphalis io chromosome 10, ilAglIoxx1.1, whole genome shotgun sequence, a single genomic window includes:
- the LOC126771132 gene encoding coiled-coil domain-containing protein 85C-B, whose amino-acid sequence MTICESVPTTMSIRQNTGEFTKHKQRLSKQGPEPVNFPPRYHPPPPAAAGSKLATIDAGAKEFKPPNSVKPIDSSKLQYPIGFQNSMPVLYPSGPYPQVKYLQGYPVGYPVPPAALRTLRPGGEIVTKAIVHEPVEATARARSADDTQRIQRNLDEEQIHRRSADMLKFTKRIESDNSRQSTDQRRQIQTLLDEIKALKEANRRLSDDNQELRDLCCFLDDDRQKGRKLAREWQRFGRYTASVMRQEVSAYQNKLRELDDKQQELIRDNLELKELCLYLDEERERSTCVNCGRAAGRERDDGDGSSSGTNAEEVPRPPTSTVSITHPQLAERTVQYVRDLEQKVRRLEAEKGLGNGLNERPEAVVRALQVLEVRERVEREKRRPAPDLDTGEQALVREMCNVVWGKLEEGPPQAPPR is encoded by the coding sequence ATGACTATTTGCGAATCTGTGCCTACGACAATGTCAATCAGACAAAATACAGGAGAATTCACTAAGCACAAACAACGACTAAGTAAACAGGGCCCAGAACCGGTCAACTTTCCACCGCGCTATCATCCGCCGCCACCTGCCGCTGCGGGGTCAAAACTAGCCACTATAGACGCTGGCGCGAAAGAGTTCAAGCCTCCTAATTCCGTAAAACCTATCGATTCTAGTAAATTACAATATCCTATAGGTTTTCAAAATTCCATGCCAGTATTGTATCCAAGTGGGCCGTATCCACAAGTGAAATATCTTCAAGGCTATCCTGTTGGGTATCCGGTTCCTCCGGCAGCACTTCGTACTCTTAGGCCTGGAGGTGAGATTGTGACGAAAGCAATTGTTCACGAGCCCGTGGAAGCAACAGCCCGTGCAAGAAGTGCGGACGACACCCAGAGGATCCAACGAAATTTAGACGAAGAACAAATACACAGGCGATCTGCGGATATGCTGAAGTTCACAAAGCGAATCGAATCGGATAATTCGAGGCAGTCGACCGATCAGAGACGGCAAATTCAAACACTTTTAGATGAAATAAAAGCATTGAAAGAGGCCAATCGCCGTCTAAGTGACGACAATCAAGAACTACGTGATTTGTGTTGTTTTCTCGATGATGATCGACAGAAAGGTCGTAAATTGGCAAGAGAATGGCAGCGTTTTGGTAGATACACTGCTTCTGTAATGCGACAAGAAGTATCagcatatcaaaataaattacgagAGCTAGATGATAAGCAGCAAGAACTTATCAGAGATAATTTGGAACTAAAAGAATTATGTCTTTATTTAGATGAAGAAAGAGAGAGAAGTACTTGTGTTAACTGTGGAAGAGCAGCTGGAAGAGAGAGGGATGATGGCGACGGTAGTAGTAGTGGCACAAACGCCGAAGAAGTTCCTCGACCTCCCACGTCCACAGTATCGATTACACATCCACAATTAGCAGAACGTACAGTACAGTATGTAAGGGACTTAGAACAGAAAGTACGGCGTTTAGAAGCTGAAAAAGGGTTAGGAAATGGTCTAAATGAAAGACCAGAGGCCGTAGTTCGTGCTCTACAAGTGTTAGAAGTTAGAGAAAGGGTAGAGAGAGAAAAAAGGAGACCAGCCCCTGACTTGGATACAGGTGAACAAGCCCTTGTTCGTGAAATGTGTAACGTAGTATGGGGTAAATTAGAAGAGGGACCACCTCAAGCACCACCACGTTGA